A DNA window from Gillisia sp. Hel1_33_143 contains the following coding sequences:
- a CDS encoding head maturation protease, ClpP-related — protein MAELKLPYFNVVKNLAAREATIYIYGVIGGIDWDTYEEINTAAKFADEFKEVEKDADVIHVRVNSPGGYVFEGLAIYNVLFASEKYIHTYNDGICASMAALILLAGDEIHAFSNSLLMIHNSSSGFYGNKKEVEEQLQASEKIDKALGTAIEARLGITAEEVAETYLNYKDNWFTSDEAKESGFYDTIIQKKKAQVPSDAVNMSPKQLFEKYAAMSFTIPTKNTKPKNKMSKPNSFPNLEATLGLKAPLAVNDNGSYLNEDQKNTIERSLSASATALKNAQDAKATAEAALQVEKDAHQAALTDESGKATALITALKAAATLAGVENIADDATAEAVQTALTAQIEVLNKKPGATHTATGAPEEKPNKFPYIDFNSSIYNTK, from the coding sequence TTGGCAGAACTTAAACTCCCTTACTTTAATGTAGTTAAAAATTTAGCAGCTCGCGAAGCTACCATCTATATCTATGGTGTTATTGGCGGGATTGACTGGGATACCTATGAAGAAATTAATACTGCAGCAAAATTTGCAGATGAATTTAAAGAGGTAGAAAAAGACGCAGATGTTATTCATGTGCGTGTAAACTCTCCAGGCGGTTATGTTTTTGAAGGTCTGGCAATTTATAATGTTCTCTTCGCTTCAGAAAAATACATCCATACCTATAATGATGGTATCTGTGCATCTATGGCCGCCCTTATTCTTTTGGCCGGAGATGAGATTCACGCTTTCAGCAATTCACTTTTAATGATTCACAATTCCTCTTCTGGTTTCTACGGAAACAAAAAAGAAGTAGAGGAACAATTACAAGCTTCAGAAAAAATTGATAAAGCCCTTGGAACCGCTATAGAAGCGCGCCTGGGAATTACTGCTGAAGAAGTTGCCGAAACTTACTTGAATTACAAAGACAACTGGTTCACTTCAGACGAGGCAAAAGAATCTGGATTCTACGATACTATTATCCAGAAGAAAAAAGCACAGGTTCCGAGCGACGCAGTAAACATGTCACCAAAGCAGCTATTCGAAAAATATGCAGCGATGTCTTTCACTATTCCCACAAAAAACACAAAACCCAAAAATAAAATGAGCAAACCCAATTCCTTCCCGAATTTGGAAGCTACCCTTGGATTAAAAGCGCCGTTGGCCGTTAATGACAATGGAAGCTATCTAAACGAGGACCAGAAAAACACTATTGAGAGATCACTGTCGGCATCTGCCACAGCTCTTAAAAATGCGCAGGATGCCAAGGCAACAGCTGAAGCAGCTCTGCAAGTAGAAAAAGATGCCCACCAAGCGGCATTAACAGATGAATCTGGAAAAGCTACTGCCCTTATTACAGCCTTAAAAGCTGCAGCAACATTGGCCGGTGTAGAAAACATTGCCGATGACGCAACAGCAGAAGCTGTTCAAACCGCCCTTACAGCACAAATTGAAGTGCTTAACAAAAAACCCGGAGCAACTCATACGGCTACCGGAGCCCCAGAAGAGAAACCTAATAAGTTTCCTTACATCGATTTTAATTCTTCAATCTACAATACCAAATAA
- a CDS encoding DUF6794 domain-containing protein yields the protein MKGIFSEECKRTACSNKNAIFYNYSTQKFYCEKCAFRINQVNPEAQKLFGHQLCINVSQLKIIITDLYPMFKGIKELDIMNASNFSIFCHGMFSGGISMHIRNLYKLWDPKSPYHTYFKKEYKINHPDEMSGVITYAIWLKHRNLL from the coding sequence ATGAAAGGAATTTTTTCAGAAGAATGTAAACGGACCGCTTGCAGTAATAAAAATGCTATTTTCTATAATTACTCTACTCAAAAATTCTATTGTGAAAAATGTGCATTTAGAATTAACCAAGTAAACCCGGAAGCTCAGAAATTGTTTGGTCATCAATTATGCATTAATGTATCTCAATTAAAAATAATTATAACCGATTTGTATCCAATGTTTAAGGGAATTAAAGAGCTGGATATTATGAATGCTTCAAATTTTAGCATCTTTTGCCATGGTATGTTCTCCGGAGGGATATCTATGCATATTAGGAACCTTTATAAATTATGGGATCCTAAATCACCTTATCATACCTATTTTAAAAAAGAATATAAAATTAACCATCCAGATGAGATGAGTGGAGTAATTACCTATGCCATCTGGCTAAAACACCGCAACTTATTATGA
- a CDS encoding helix-turn-helix domain-containing protein, whose protein sequence is MEFKRHPKFRDLRISADGSTFKYLNETLEIKDHKARENNILNVVSIEGIRYSVPKLILETYGPEKPQDGRYYALYKDGNIENIHPNNLFWSKAHKITEKRKFQNSISLSKLSKEQTAQCFERHVIKGESLSSIGKDLGVSATTIARGIKRYKKYLNSLEVAI, encoded by the coding sequence ATGGAATTTAAAAGACACCCAAAATTTCGAGATCTAAGAATAAGTGCAGATGGATCTACCTTTAAATATTTAAATGAGACTTTAGAAATTAAAGATCATAAAGCCCGGGAAAATAATATTTTAAATGTGGTAAGTATAGAAGGAATACGATACTCGGTACCAAAATTAATCCTGGAAACTTACGGTCCAGAAAAACCGCAGGATGGAAGGTATTACGCCTTGTATAAAGATGGAAATATAGAGAACATCCACCCCAATAATCTCTTCTGGAGCAAAGCTCATAAAATTACTGAGAAGCGTAAATTCCAAAACAGTATCTCCTTAAGTAAGCTTTCTAAAGAGCAAACTGCACAGTGTTTTGAAAGGCATGTTATAAAAGGAGAATCACTTTCCAGTATAGGAAAAGATCTAGGTGTTTCCGCAACAACTATTGCCCGAGGTATTAAGAGATACAAGAAATATTTAAACTCATTAGAAGTAGCGATATGA